The following proteins are co-located in the Nocardioides piscis genome:
- a CDS encoding EamA family transporter — MSRAVWLVLVGIISVQAGAAIAKDLFGTISPTSMVFLRLATSALVLLAVARPTVRARSRGDWLVVVAFALSLGLMNWAIYQSFARIPLGIAVTIEFIGPLTLAAVGFRRRRDLAWVALAAAGVALLGLERTALDPAGVAFAVVAGAAWAAYILLSARTGRRWPGLDGLAIASAIATLLFTAPAAVSGVRACWTPACW, encoded by the coding sequence ATGAGCCGAGCCGTCTGGCTGGTGCTGGTCGGCATCATCTCCGTCCAGGCCGGCGCCGCCATCGCCAAGGACCTCTTCGGCACCATCTCCCCCACCTCGATGGTCTTCCTCCGTCTTGCCACCAGTGCCCTCGTCCTGCTCGCCGTCGCCCGACCGACGGTGCGCGCGCGCAGTCGCGGCGACTGGCTGGTTGTGGTCGCCTTCGCCCTCAGCCTGGGGTTGATGAACTGGGCGATCTATCAATCCTTTGCCCGGATCCCCCTGGGCATCGCGGTCACGATCGAGTTCATCGGTCCGCTCACGCTCGCCGCGGTGGGATTTCGCCGTCGTCGTGACCTGGCCTGGGTCGCGCTGGCAGCTGCCGGGGTCGCGCTCCTGGGACTCGAGCGCACAGCCCTCGACCCAGCCGGGGTGGCGTTCGCCGTCGTGGCGGGGGCTGCGTGGGCGGCATACATCCTGCTCAGCGCCCGAACCGGTCGCCGCTGGCCCGGGCTCGACGGCCTGGCCATCGCGAGCGCGATCGCGACGCTGCTGTTCACGGCACCAGCCGCCGTCTCGGGGGTACGGGCTTGCTGGACCCCCGCGTGCTGGTGA
- a CDS encoding EamA family transporter, which translates to MLDPRVLVIGALVGLLSSVIPYSAELVALRSLAPNVFGILMSLEPAAAALAAAVVLGELLTPLQWLAMGCVIIASVGATRAHPVLREPAPD; encoded by the coding sequence TTGCTGGACCCCCGCGTGCTGGTGATCGGCGCACTGGTGGGGTTGCTCAGCTCGGTCATCCCCTACAGCGCGGAACTGGTGGCCCTTCGATCTCTGGCGCCCAACGTCTTCGGGATCTTGATGAGCCTCGAGCCGGCCGCGGCAGCGCTGGCGGCCGCAGTGGTGCTCGGCGAGCTGCTCACCCCGCTCCAGTGGCTGGCGATGGGCTGCGTGATCATCGCCAGCGTCGGTGCGACCCGGGCCCACCCCGTGCTGCGCGAGCCCGCGCCGGACTGA
- a CDS encoding PQQ-dependent sugar dehydrogenase: MLTPPRAGGLGVVALLVVLTACSLGAESPQDSGPSVSTSRPTEAPSAEPSSPSTEPGSPEVVGTVATGLAVPWGIAFLPDGSAIVTERDSRRVLRLTPGEDARAEVSELGEIVEAQPEVEAGLLGVAVSPEFATDSTVFFYATTDVDNTVFRATLTGDRLADPTPILTGIPKGQIHDGGRIEFGPDGFLYVSTGETGDPGLAQDPESLAGKILRITSDGDPAPGNPEADSPVWSLGHRNVQGLAFDDADRLWASEFGSSTFDELNQVEKGGNHGWPEVEGTGGGPEFVDPLVTWSTDDASPSGLAFADGSLWMAALRGERLWQVPLSGDRPGRPVSLFAGDYGRIRTVVATRPATCGWPRPTGTAGARPPRTTTASCSSPPGGVEEGRRPVTPAEVEEGRRPVTPAEVEEGRRPVTPAEVEEGRRPVTKPRSPTVGTPAAGWSGSPARGRPAPPTW, from the coding sequence ATGCTCACCCCTCCCCGCGCCGGCGGCCTGGGCGTCGTCGCCCTGCTCGTGGTCCTCACTGCCTGCTCACTCGGAGCTGAGTCGCCCCAGGACTCAGGTCCAAGCGTGAGTACGTCGCGGCCGACCGAGGCCCCGTCTGCGGAGCCCTCGAGCCCGTCGACCGAGCCGGGGAGTCCGGAGGTCGTCGGCACCGTCGCGACCGGCTTGGCCGTCCCGTGGGGCATCGCCTTCCTGCCTGACGGGTCGGCGATCGTGACCGAACGCGACTCGCGGCGAGTGCTCCGGCTGACGCCGGGGGAAGACGCGAGGGCGGAGGTGAGCGAGCTCGGCGAGATCGTCGAGGCTCAGCCCGAGGTCGAGGCAGGCCTGCTCGGCGTCGCTGTCTCTCCCGAGTTCGCCACGGACAGCACCGTGTTCTTCTACGCCACCACCGACGTGGACAACACCGTCTTCCGCGCCACCCTGACGGGCGACCGGCTCGCAGACCCCACGCCTATCCTCACCGGGATCCCGAAGGGGCAGATCCACGACGGAGGCCGGATCGAGTTCGGTCCCGACGGCTTCCTCTACGTCTCCACCGGGGAGACGGGCGACCCGGGGCTGGCCCAGGACCCCGAGAGCCTGGCCGGCAAGATCCTGCGCATCACCAGCGACGGAGACCCGGCGCCCGGCAACCCCGAGGCGGACTCCCCCGTCTGGTCGCTGGGACATCGCAACGTCCAGGGCCTGGCCTTCGACGACGCCGACCGGCTGTGGGCCAGCGAGTTCGGCAGCAGCACGTTCGACGAGCTCAACCAGGTCGAGAAGGGCGGCAACCACGGCTGGCCCGAGGTCGAGGGGACCGGCGGCGGGCCGGAGTTCGTCGACCCGCTCGTCACCTGGTCGACCGACGATGCCTCACCGTCGGGTCTGGCGTTCGCCGACGGTTCGCTGTGGATGGCCGCGCTGCGCGGTGAGCGCTTGTGGCAGGTCCCGCTGAGCGGCGACCGACCGGGCAGGCCGGTCAGCCTGTTCGCGGGCGACTACGGACGGATCCGCACCGTCGTCGCCACCCGGCCGGCGACCTGTGGGTGGCCACGTCCAACCGGGACGGCCGGGGCACGCCCTCCGAGGACGACGACCGCATCCTGCTCGTCTCCACCGGGCGGAGTTGAGGAAGGCCGAAGGCCCGTCACGCCAGCGGAGGTTGAGGAAGGCCGAAGGCCCGTCACGCCAGCGGAGGTTGAGGAGGGCCGAAGGCCCGTCACGCCGGCGGAGGTTGAGGAAGGCCGAAGGCCTGTCACGAAACCTCGATCACCGACCGTCGGGACGCCCGCCGCAGGGTGGTCAGGATCGCCGGCCCGAGGACGACCAGCGCCACCGACGTGGTGA
- a CDS encoding ABC transporter ATP-binding protein: MIELRDIHFTYDERPVLGGVDLTLEEGELVLVSGRTGVGKSTLLGVLTGLVPRFSGGTLRGDILLDGVSVIDQPPRERAHVVGYVGQDPVAGFVTDTVEEELAYGMEQLGLPGDTMRRRVEETLDLLGIADLRHRDLRALSGGQQQRVAIGSVITTHPRLLVLDEPTSALDPSAAEDVLATLTRLVHDLGLTVLLAEHRLERVVPFADRMCLLGGDGTLLVGSTPDVLAVSPVVPPIIGLGRAAGWSPLPLSVRDARRAARSLDLDVPTTPVPEEGETLLSARGLTVAHGRVPVLDGVDLELRSGRVTALMGRNGAGKSTLIWTLQGTRTRRSGSVSVTGSDPARLDAAARRALVGLVPQTAADLLYLESVDDECAAADAGAGSPAGTCRDLLERLVPGVEGKTHPRDLSEGQRLALVLAIVLTARPRVLLLDEPTRGLDYPAKAALAAIVTDLAAQGHAVLIATHDVEFVAGVADDVVVLAEGEVVSAGPVREVLVASPSYAPQVTKILGPPWLRVGEVEAALRRHADGAGA, translated from the coding sequence GTGATCGAGCTGCGCGACATCCACTTCACCTACGACGAGCGGCCGGTGCTGGGTGGCGTCGACCTGACGCTGGAGGAGGGCGAGCTCGTCCTCGTCTCCGGCCGCACCGGCGTCGGCAAGTCGACGCTGCTGGGAGTGCTCACCGGCCTGGTCCCCCGCTTCAGCGGCGGCACGCTGCGCGGCGACATCCTGCTCGACGGGGTCAGCGTGATCGACCAGCCGCCGCGAGAGCGCGCCCACGTGGTCGGCTACGTCGGTCAGGACCCGGTCGCCGGCTTCGTCACCGACACGGTGGAGGAGGAGCTCGCCTACGGGATGGAGCAGCTGGGACTGCCCGGCGACACGATGCGACGACGGGTCGAGGAGACGCTGGACCTGCTCGGGATCGCCGACCTGCGACACCGCGACCTCCGGGCGCTCTCGGGCGGGCAGCAGCAGCGCGTCGCGATCGGGTCCGTCATCACCACCCACCCGCGGCTGCTGGTGCTCGACGAGCCGACCTCGGCGCTGGACCCGAGCGCTGCTGAGGACGTGCTGGCGACGCTCACGCGCCTGGTCCACGACCTCGGGCTCACGGTGCTGCTTGCCGAGCACCGCCTCGAGCGGGTCGTGCCCTTCGCCGACCGGATGTGCCTGCTGGGGGGCGACGGCACGCTGCTCGTGGGCTCCACCCCGGACGTGCTGGCCGTCTCACCGGTGGTTCCCCCGATCATCGGGCTCGGCCGGGCCGCCGGCTGGTCACCGCTCCCGCTGAGCGTCCGCGACGCGCGCAGGGCTGCTCGCTCGCTCGACCTCGACGTCCCGACGACGCCGGTCCCCGAGGAGGGGGAGACCCTGCTCTCGGCGCGGGGCCTCACGGTCGCCCACGGCCGTGTCCCCGTCCTGGACGGAGTCGACCTCGAGCTCCGCAGCGGTCGCGTCACCGCGCTGATGGGCCGCAACGGGGCAGGCAAGTCGACGCTGATCTGGACCCTCCAGGGCACCCGGACCCGGCGTTCGGGATCGGTCTCGGTGACCGGCTCCGACCCTGCCCGCCTCGACGCCGCCGCGCGACGTGCCCTCGTGGGGCTCGTGCCCCAGACGGCGGCCGACCTGCTCTACCTCGAGTCGGTCGACGACGAGTGCGCTGCTGCCGACGCGGGCGCGGGATCGCCTGCGGGGACCTGTCGTGACCTGCTGGAGCGTCTCGTCCCCGGTGTGGAGGGGAAGACCCACCCGAGGGACCTGTCCGAGGGCCAGCGCCTGGCCCTGGTCCTGGCCATCGTGCTGACGGCACGACCGCGGGTGCTGCTCCTCGACGAACCCACTCGTGGCCTCGACTACCCGGCCAAGGCGGCGCTCGCCGCGATCGTGACCGACCTGGCGGCCCAGGGACATGCGGTGCTGATCGCGACCCACGACGTGGAGTTCGTGGCCGGCGTCGCAGACGACGTGGTGGTGCTCGCCGAGGGTGAGGTGGTCTCGGCCGGTCCGGTTCGCGAGGTGCTGGTCGCGTCCCCCTCCTATGCCCCCCAGGTCACCAAGATCCTGGGCCCGCCCTGGCTGCGGGTCGGCGAGGTCGAGGCGGCCCTGCGCCGCCATGCAGACGGGGCCGGGGCGTGA
- a CDS encoding energy-coupling factor transporter transmembrane component T, which yields MTPRLARDLHPVAWWVWAVGLATAATLTTNPLLLVLIVGVAATVVIARRSDHPWARSFRLYLLLGVAIVVIRVLFRIVFGGDSHGRVLLVLPTVPLPDWVAGIRLLGPVTQEALLAGLYDGLRLAAIVICIGAANSLANPKRLLKSMPPALYEIGTALVVAVTVFPQLADSARRVRAAQALRGDASRRIGRLRRFLVPVLEDALERSLALAAGMDARGYGRAGSATLAQRWTTGILLLTALCGLCVGIYAFLDHSAPRLLAGPMLGLGTLVAVVGLVSAGRRVERSRYRPDRWRTAEVVVAASGIVVGALVWRLAGSEPFVVHPSVSAMPYLSVLALGGALVGALPAVVAPPPRQPLTPPLEVGA from the coding sequence ATGACTCCACGGCTGGCCCGCGACCTCCACCCGGTCGCGTGGTGGGTCTGGGCCGTCGGGCTCGCCACCGCGGCCACCCTCACCACCAACCCGCTGCTGCTCGTGCTGATCGTGGGGGTCGCCGCGACGGTGGTGATCGCACGGCGTTCCGACCATCCATGGGCGCGGTCGTTCCGGCTCTACCTGCTCCTCGGGGTGGCGATCGTGGTCATCCGAGTCCTGTTCCGGATCGTGTTCGGGGGAGACAGCCACGGTCGGGTGCTGCTCGTCCTGCCGACCGTCCCGCTGCCCGACTGGGTCGCCGGCATCCGCCTCCTCGGCCCGGTCACCCAGGAGGCGCTCCTGGCGGGGCTCTACGACGGTCTGCGGCTGGCCGCGATCGTGATCTGCATCGGTGCGGCCAACTCGCTGGCCAACCCCAAGCGGCTGTTGAAGTCGATGCCGCCCGCGTTGTACGAGATCGGCACGGCCCTGGTCGTCGCCGTCACCGTCTTCCCCCAGCTGGCCGACAGCGCCCGACGGGTGCGCGCGGCGCAGGCCCTGCGTGGCGACGCGAGCCGCCGGATCGGGCGGCTGCGCCGATTCCTCGTCCCCGTCCTCGAGGACGCCCTCGAGCGTTCGCTCGCGCTGGCGGCCGGCATGGACGCGCGGGGCTATGGCAGGGCGGGATCCGCCACCCTCGCCCAGCGCTGGACCACCGGCATCCTGCTCCTGACGGCGCTCTGCGGCCTGTGCGTCGGCATCTATGCCTTCCTCGACCACAGCGCTCCGCGCCTGCTGGCCGGGCCGATGCTCGGTCTGGGGACCCTGGTGGCGGTCGTCGGCCTCGTGAGCGCCGGGCGCCGTGTCGAGCGCTCGCGCTATCGCCCCGACCGCTGGCGCACCGCGGAGGTCGTCGTCGCAGCCTCCGGGATCGTCGTGGGCGCTCTCGTGTGGCGCCTGGCGGGCAGCGAGCCCTTCGTCGTCCATCCCTCGGTCTCGGCGATGCCCTACCTCAGCGTCCTGGCGCTCGGCGGGGCCCTGGTCGGGGCGCTGCCAGCCGTGGTCGCCCCGCCACCACGTCAGCCGTTGACGCCTCCGCTGGAGGTGGGTGCGTGA
- a CDS encoding terpene cyclase/mutase family protein, with protein MRPHTWRRGAGLAATAALALATLAQPAAAEPTTPAKTDDTAITVAGSWLEDELIDGLMDAGGYTDFGLTLDSGFALDQAGEKGAVATINAAFQSVVNDYISGDAFGDKGSTYAGAVAKAATFARVTGANPTSYGGVNLVTRLEERVSSTSPIVGRIEDKSSYGDYANTLGQSFAVRALTEAKSQRAADALGFLLAQQCTSGFFREGFTKDKTSGAQGCAEGQPGSEPSIDATALAVVNLLEGDAKGPAVKPALDKATAWLASQQKKNGSFAGNSNSTGLSGWALGLVKDKDAAARAATWVRKQQPVDRSRCRSALTKDIGAIAYDAKAVKAARNSGISAGDVRAQWRRATAQGMAVLQWASASTDELSVTLKRSSAEAGDKVRVKVWGLDPGERACVSVKGDAKRIVGKASTKPVTRKLTMPTGNKVRVVKVKTAAGSAKARIAVSN; from the coding sequence ATGCGCCCCCACACCTGGCGCCGGGGTGCCGGCCTGGCGGCCACCGCTGCCCTGGCCCTCGCCACGCTCGCTCAGCCGGCCGCGGCCGAGCCGACCACGCCCGCCAAGACCGACGACACAGCCATCACCGTTGCCGGCTCGTGGCTCGAGGACGAGCTAATCGACGGTCTCATGGACGCCGGCGGCTACACCGACTTCGGCCTGACCCTCGACTCCGGCTTCGCGCTCGACCAGGCCGGTGAGAAGGGCGCAGTGGCGACGATCAACGCTGCGTTCCAGTCCGTGGTCAACGACTACATCTCCGGCGACGCCTTCGGCGACAAGGGCAGCACCTACGCCGGCGCGGTGGCCAAGGCCGCGACGTTCGCCCGCGTGACCGGGGCCAACCCGACCTCCTACGGCGGCGTCAACCTCGTGACCCGGCTGGAGGAGCGCGTCAGCTCGACCTCCCCGATCGTCGGACGTATCGAGGACAAGTCGTCGTACGGCGACTACGCCAACACCCTCGGCCAGTCGTTCGCCGTCCGTGCGCTCACCGAGGCCAAGTCGCAGCGCGCCGCTGACGCGCTCGGCTTCCTCCTCGCCCAGCAGTGCACGTCGGGCTTCTTCCGTGAGGGCTTCACCAAGGACAAGACCTCGGGCGCGCAGGGCTGCGCGGAGGGCCAGCCCGGCTCCGAGCCGAGCATCGATGCCACCGCGCTCGCGGTCGTCAACCTGCTCGAGGGTGACGCCAAGGGACCGGCCGTGAAGCCTGCCCTCGACAAGGCGACCGCGTGGCTCGCGAGCCAGCAGAAGAAGAACGGCTCCTTCGCCGGCAACTCCAACAGCACCGGACTGTCCGGCTGGGCCCTGGGCCTGGTCAAGGACAAGGACGCCGCCGCCAGGGCCGCGACCTGGGTCCGCAAGCAGCAGCCCGTCGACAGGAGCCGCTGCCGCAGCGCGCTGACCAAGGACATTGGCGCTATCGCCTATGACGCGAAGGCCGTCAAGGCTGCCCGAAACTCCGGGATCTCGGCCGGCGACGTGCGGGCACAGTGGCGTCGTGCCACCGCCCAGGGAATGGCCGTCCTGCAGTGGGCGTCTGCTTCCACCGATGAGCTCAGCGTCACCCTGAAGCGGTCGTCCGCCGAGGCCGGCGACAAGGTCCGCGTCAAGGTCTGGGGCCTCGATCCCGGCGAGCGCGCCTGCGTCTCCGTCAAGGGCGACGCGAAGCGGATCGTCGGCAAGGCCTCCACCAAGCCGGTCACGCGTAAGCTCACGATGCCCACCGGCAACAAGGTGCGCGTGGTGAAGGTCAAGACAGCCGCAGGGTCGGCCAAGGCCCGCATCGCGGTCAGCAACTGA